DNA from Agathobaculum sp. NTUH-O15-33:
AAAGCAACTACCCCAAATTACCAATGATAAAATCAAAACCAAGCTAAAAACGGAGGCTGCTACTCCTATTTATGATTATTTCGCCCACAGTATCCTGTCCTCAGCCATAAACCTATATGGAGATCAACTGCCGCGTGAAATATTACGGGAGCATTATCGCTGTCATCCTCGAATTATTGAATTTTGCAATCAGAAATATTATGATGGTGAACTGATACCGTTCACAGAGACAAGTTTGTCGGAGCATCCTCTGGTGCTCTATCGAACGGTAGAGGGCAATCATATGCGTCAGGTGACGCAGGGAAACCAAAAGGGTATATATAATCAGAGAGAACTTGATGTTATTATTCAGGAGGTTTTGACTGCGCCAGAGTTTGCAATGGATCAGGGATCTATCGGAATTGTAACCCCGTATCGAAAGCAGGCGGATGAAGCTGGGAGAATAATTTCAGGTGGTGTTCAAAGCGATACTGTACATAAATATCAAGGGCGTGAAAAAGATACCATGATAATGTCCACGGTTCTGTCCGGAACCAGAGGCGAATATAGTTTAAATTTTGTGGATGACCCTCAAATGATCAATGTTGCTGTTTCTAGGGCCATTCGTCAGTTTATTCTGGTGACAGATCATGACTTGTTTTATAAAAAAGGAAAGGATATTGGTGACCTGATCCGGTATATACAATACAGCACATTGGATGAAAACGTGATTGAAAGTCAGGTTGTTTCTATTTTTGATCTACTGTATCAGAAGTACTCAAGTAAGCTGCTTCGGCTCAAAGCCAAAATGAAGTCTAGCGCGCCATACCAATCGGAAGAGGCTCTCCGCGTGCTGTTAGAGGATATCCTCAGCAAAGAAGAATTTCATCGATTCAGTTATACGCAGCAGGTTCTGCTGCGAAATTTGCTCCATGATACAGGATTATTAACGCCAGATGAATTGAGATATGTCAATAACAGAGCATCACTGGACTTTGTTGTGTTTTATAAGCAAGATAAAACTTGTGTTCTCGTCATTGAAGTGGATGGCTTTGCGTTCCATGAAAATAAACCGGATCAGTTAATAAGAGATGAGCTGAAGGACAATATTTTAAAAAAATACGGAATTCGGGTTTTGCGGCTGCCGACGAATGGTAGCGGGGAAGATGAAAAAATTCGCAATGCGTTGAGAGATTGTATCGCCTGATAGTAGCAGATAATCATTGATTGGAGAATGTATCAAAAGAGAACATCGGAAAACAGGGAAGAAGTTTGTGTTTGAGATAAGGCAGATAGCCATGCTTTTGTACTAAAGACACTGGGAAGATGCTTAAAAAAGAAAGAAACGCCCGTGCAGCAAGGGGGCGTTTCTTTCTTTTTGTGCATAATCCACGGAAAAGCGACAAAAACATGGAGGCGTTCGGTTGATTATTTCGTGTGGGGATGATAATATAAGGTAATAACGAGCTTTGCTGCCGTTCTAGAGATCGGCAGGCGCAAAAAGCTCTGTACACGGCTGGCCGTGGTGTGTCTTGGCGGGTTGTGTGCGGAAAGGAGCGATCGTCATGGAGTTATTTACCGTATTACAACAGGCCGGCGTGGATGTGGAAACCACGCTGCACCGTTTTGTCGGAAACGCCGCGCTGCTGAATCGATTTGTGAAAAAGTTTGCGCAGGATCCCACTTATCAGCAGTTGCGCGACGCCGTTGCCGCCGGGGATGTCGAGCGGATTGAAACAAGCGCCCATACGCTAAAAGGGACGGCGGCAAATTTGGGTTTCCAAAAGCTGAGCGACAATAGCGCCGCGTTGGTGTCAGCTATACGTGAACAGAAGGACGCGGAACAGGTCCGCCGGCTTTTTCAGGCGGTGCAAGAGGAATATCAAAAGCTTTTGAGCCTGATCGACCTGATCGACTAAGGAGAGAAGATGAGCGTTTTGGCTAAACAGAAGACGATACTGATTGTTGACGACGTCGAGCTTAACCGAGCCATCCTCTGCGAGCTATTCCAGCACACCTATGCCATTTTGGAGGCGGAGAACGGAGAAGAAGCGCTGCGCGTCATCAAGCAGCATCAGGAGGAGCTTTCGATCGTGCTGCTCGACGTCGTCATGCCGGTGATGGACGGAATCGAGGTGTTGCGCCGCATGCAGGGCAACGCCGCGCTGGAGCGTATCCCCGTCATCCTGATTACGGCGGAAAGCAGCGAGAGCACCGCGCTGAAGGGCTACAACCTAGGCGTGGCCGATATTGTCAACAAGCCGTTCAATCCGGAGATCGTCAGCCGCCGCGTTGAAAACGTCATGGAGCTGTACGAACATAAGCGACATTTGGAAAGCAAGCTGCAGGAGCAGTACGCCGCGCTGGAGGAACAGGCGAAGAAGCTGGCGCGCACCAGCGCGTTCGTGATCGATACGCTGTCCACCGTGGTCGAGTTCCGAAACGGCGAATCCGGCTCTCATATCCGCCGCATCCGGCAGATCACGCGCGTGCTGCTGGAAGCGCTGTCCGCGCAGTATGAGGAATACCGCTTTACCGACGCGCAAATCAGCCTGATCACCGACGCTTCGGCCCTGCATGATATCGGTAAGATCGCCATACCGGACTCGGTGCTTTTAAAGCCCGGCAAGCTGACCGAAAAAGAGTTCGAGGTGATGAAGTCTCACACCATCAAGGGCTGTGAAATTTTGCAGCGACTCGATCTCGGCCATCTGCAAAACGATGAGTTTTACCAGTACTGTTACGAGATCTGCCGCCACCACCATGAACGGTGGGACGGTCGCGGATATCCCGACGGGCTGCAGGGGAGCGAGATCACGATCTGGGCGCAGGTCGTATCATTGGCCGATGTGTATGAGGCGCTGACCAACGAGCGCGTCTATAAGCCGCCGTACACACACAGCAGCGCGGTATCCATGATCCTGAACGGCGAATGCGGCTCGTTCAACCCGCAGCTGCTCGACTGTTTTTTGCAGGCGTCCGACAAACTGCGTGAAATCACCGTTGTGCCGGCCCGTTCGGCTGGCGACGGCTCGGTGTCGCTCGAATCCGAGCTGGTATCCCAGCAGCCGCCCACGCCTTCGGGCCCGGCCACACTGACCGAACGCACCCTGCGCCTTTTGGAATTGGAGCGTGAAAAGTATCACGTGCTGGCCGAGCTTTCGGGCGAGATCACCTTTGACTACGACGTCAGCACCGACGTGCTGCAATTTTCAGAAAAGTTTGTTTCTGTTTTTAACGAAAGCTTCCGTATGATGCACGCGCGCGAAACGCTGTGCAACTCCACCATGATCTACGAAGCGGATAAAAAGATCATTGAGGAAAAGCTGGCCCAGCTGACGCCCGCCGACAACGTGCGGAAATTTGAGCTGCGGATCAAGACCAACACCGGGGAATACGAATGGTTTGAAATTTGGATTAACGGCATCTATATGGCGGATGAAAGCGATTCGTGCTCCAACCTGATCGGCAAGCTGACCAATGTAAACGAAACCAAGCTGGAAAACGCGCGGCTGCGGCGGCGGGCGGAGACCGATCCGCTAACCGGCCTTTATAACCGCTCGGCGGTCAAACGCATGGCCGAGGGCGAGGTCGGCGCGGTGTTTTTTATCGATGTGGACGATTTCAAAGGCATCAACGACCGCTTCGGCCATGCCAACGGAGACCGCGTTCTGCAGCAGATCGGCAGCGGACTTAAAGCGATGTTCCGGCATGACGATCTGGTTGGTCGGATCGGCGGGGATGAGTTCGCGGTGTTCCTGCACGGCCAAAACGATCGGAGCCTGCTGGAACGCAAGGCGCAGGATATTTGCCGGATGTTTCAGGAGGTCCGCCTTCCGGAAGTGCGCGCGGCTTCGGTCTCGGGCAGCGTGGGCATCGCGCTCTGTCCTGAGGACGGCGCGGATTACGATGCTGCGATCGACTGCGCGGATCAGGCTCTTTACAGCGCGAAAAACGCGGGCAAAAACCGCTACGCTTTTTATGACCGCAACGCGAAAACGGCGGGCTTTCGCACCGTTCTTTCCGAGCCGGACAGCGATAAGCGCGAATAAGGCGGCGACAAACGGAACACGATAACGGGAAAGAGGTGTGAGGCATGGCCGAAAAACGAAAAGCCGATTTGTGCGTCCGGCACGCATCGGTGCTGAACAGCTATTTTAAAACCTTTGACCGCGCCGATGTATACATTAGGGACGGCAAGATCTTATATGTCGACCGCGCGGAAGAGCAGTGCTACGAAGCGGCCGAAGAGATCGACGGAGGCGGGGCCTATATGGTGCCCGGTCTGATCGATATCCATATGCACATTGAAAGCTCGATGATGACGCCCGCGGCCTTTTGTGAAAGGCTGGCGCAGTGCGGCGTGACCACGATCGTATCCGAGCCGCACGAAATGGCGAACGTGGGCGGCCTTAACGGTGTGACCGAAATGATCGAAGCGGGACGCGGCGCGCCTATCGATGTGCGGTACGGCATACCGAGCTGCGTGCCTTCCACCTCGTCCCGTCTCGAAACGACGGGCGGGGAGATTGGCTGCGCGGATATGGAAGCGCTGTACGGCGACCCTGCTGTCGCTTGTGTCGGCGAGGTGATGAATTACCGCCAGATCATACGCGAAAACGATTTGGAGATCACAAAGTTTCTGAAAAAGCTGCGCGCCGGGGATACGATTTTTCCGATTGAGGGCCACTGTCCGGCGCTTATGGGGGCCGATCTGGCTGAGTTTTTGTTTCTTGGCATCAACGGCGACCATACCGAGCACAGCGTGGAGGAGCTCAGGGCCCGCTTCGAGGGCGGTATGTTCGTGGAGATCCAGCAAAAGACGCTGTCTACAGAGGTGCTTACGCTCATCCGAGAAAATAATTTGTACGAATACTTTTGCTTTGTCACCGACGACGTCATGGCGGACAAGCTGGTGGAGGAAGGCCATCTGGACGCGCTGGTGCGTCAGGCGGTCGCGCTCGGCCTTGCGCCGGCGCAGGCGATCTATAACGCGACCTTTACGCCGGCGCGGCGCATGAACCTGCTCGACCGGGGCGCGCTCGACCCGGGCAAGCGTGCGGATTTCGTACTGCTCTCCGACCTTGCACGCTTTGAGGTACAGGCGACTTTTCGCGGCGGCAAATGCATTTATAAAAAGGGGTCGGCCAGTCACAAGCCGGCGAATACAAAGGCGTTTAGCGCGCCGTACTACAGTAGCATCCATTTAACGCCGCAGACGGAGCAGCGCTTTGCGATGCAGGCACCGGTATGGCAGGGCACGGTACGCGTTCGCGCCATCGAGGTGCGGGACGGCAGTACACGGACGGAAGAGCGCATTTTTGAACTCCCCGTGCAGAACGGTCTGGTGCAGTGGGAGGGGAGCGGCCTGTTGCTCGCGGTCGTGCTGGAACGGTACGGAAAAAACGGCGGGATCGGCTACGGCTTTATGACGGGCGACTGCCATAAGCGCGGCGCGGTCGCGACCAGCTATGCGCACGATTGCCACAACCTGCTCGCGGCCGGCGCAACGGCGCGCGATTTAACGGCGGCGGTCAATCGCGTTATCGCGCTGCAAGGCGGCTTCGTCTGCGCCGAGGAGGGGGAGATACTGGCCGAGCTTAAGCTGGGTGTCGGCGGTATTTTGTCCGACCGTCCGGCGGAAGAGGTCGGCGCGGCCCTAGGCCGCGTGCGCGCGGCCATGACCGCGCTCGGCTACCGGCATTACAACCCGATCATGTCGTTCGGCACGATCACGCTGCCGGTCAGTCCGGCGCTCAAGCTGACGGATAAAGGCCTGATCGATGTCAAGGCGGCGCAGATCGTGCCGCTGTTTGTTGACAGCGTTTGATTGAAGACATAAAAATAGGGGGATTTTTTTATGAATAACTGGATGGAAAAGCGGTTCCACCTTAGCGAATACAAGACGAGTGTGCGCACCGAGATCGTGGCGGGCATCACTACTTTTGTCACGATGGCGTACGTGCTGGGCACGATACCGAATATGATGGGCAATGCTGGTATGGATCGCGGGGTTATCCTAACTTCGATGATCTTGCTTATTATTTTGACCACTGTGGCAATGGCGCTTGTCACCAACCGTCCCTTCGCCCTCGCGCCAGGCTCTTGGCAGCGTCGGCATTGTGGTGGGTATGATGGCGAACGACGGTGTTTCTCCGGCGGTAACGGCGGGCGTCATTTTCTGGAGCGGCATGATTTTTGTCGTCATCTCCTATATTGGCCTGCGCGACGCGGTCGTCAAGGCGATCCCACCCAGCCTCAAGCACGCGGTCAGCGCGGGTATCGGCCTGTTCATCGCGCTGCTCGGCTGCAAGAACGCCAAGCTCATTATCGCGGTAGAAGGCAAGAATAATCTGGGCTGGGGCGAGCTGGCCAGCCCGACCGTGGTTTTGGCGCTCATTGGCTTTATTTTAATCCTTGTCACCAAAACTATGAAGGTGCCGGGCTATATGATCGTTTCTATTTTGGTCACCACGCTGATCGGTATTCCGATGGGCATCACCAAGCTGCCGGAAACGCTGTTCACCGCGCCCGGCAACCCGCTCGGCAACTTTTTGAACATTGATCTGCTCGGCGCGCTGCGCTTCGCCTATATCCCGTTCCTGATTGCACTGTTCGTGCCCGATTTCTTTTCGACCTTTGGCACGGCGATCGGTGTGGGCGGCAAGGCGGGCTATCTGGATAAGGACGGCAACCTGCCCGGTATCGATCGTGTGTTCAAGGTAGACGCGGTCTCGACCGTGATCGGCTCTGCGTTCTGTATGCCCTGTATGACCACCTATCTTGAGTCCTCCGCGGGCGTCGAGGCGGGCGGCAAGACTGGTCTTACCGCCGTGTCCACCGCGGTATGCTTTGCGTTTACGCTGCTGCTCACGCCGATTGCGCTGATGATCCCTTCGGCCGCGACGGCGCCTGCGCTGATCATCATCGGCGTCGGCATGATGAGCGCGCTCAGAAACGTCGATTTCTCCGATTATACCGAGAGCTTTCCGGCGTTTATCTGTGTGGCGTTCACCGTCTTTGCGAACAATATTGCAAACGGCATCTGCGTGGCGCTGCCGATCTATCTGATCCTCAAGCTGGCCGCCGGCCGTATCCGCGAGATCCCGAAGGTTATGTACGTGCTGATCGCGGTGTGCCTGCTGTATTTCTGGACCATCTTATAATTGGTTTGAAGGGCTGCTCCGAAAGCATGCGGGGCAGCCTTTTTGATTGAAGCGCACCCATGCTGCGCAAACTGATAAAGATAGGAGGGAACTGCATGAAGCGGCTTTATCTAAACGGAACGATCCTGACCATGGAAAACGGAGAGATAGCGGAAGCGGTGCTTGTGGAGGATGGACGCATCCGCTATGTGGGCACCAAGCGAAGCGCGCCGCGCGTTGCGCCGCACGAAACTATGGATTTAAAAGGCAAAGCTCTGCTGCCCGCTTTCATTGACGCGCATAGCCACTTTTCCGCCGCGGCGAACGCCTTACTGCAAGTACCGCTTGAGGAATGCGTGACCATAGAGGAAATCGCGGAGCGTGTTTCCGCGTTCATCAAGGAACGCCGACTTGCGCCCGGAGAATGGGTGACCGCGCGCGGGTACGATCATAACCAGCTTGCTGATGGATTGCACCCGAACCTCGACACGCTGGACCGTGTGGCGCCGGTGAATCCGCTTGTATTGCAGCACAGGTCCGGGCATGTGGGTGTGTTCAATACGCTGGCGCTTCAAAGGCTTGGCGTTACGGACGAGACAATACCGCCGCCGGGCGGACTGATCCAAAAGAAGGATGGACGTTTGACCGGCTATATGGAAGAGACCGCATTCCTCCAGTATTTAAAGCAGGTACCCACGCCGGAACCGGCAGCGCTTTTAGACGCTTACCGGCTGGCGCAGCAAAAATACGCTTCCCACGGGATCACAACCGTGCAGGAGGGCATGATGGTTGATTTGATGGAGCCGATGCTGCGCGCGATGCTGGATGCCGGACTGCTGCGCCTTGATCTGATCGGCTATGTGGACGCGGCCGGGGGCGAGCGCTTGCTCGATGCGTTCCGCGCGCACCTCCGCACGTATGTGGGTCATTTTAAGATCGGCGGCTATAAGATGTTTCTGGACGGCTCGCCGCAGGGGCGGACGGCTTGGATGCGCACGCCTTACGTGGGCGGAGGCTGCGGCTATCCCACATTGACGGATGATGAGGCGCGGCGGTATTTGCAGCGGGCGCTGAAGGACGGCATGCAGCTGCTGGCCCATTGCAACGGGGACGCGGCGGCGGCGCAGTACTTGCGGCTTTGCCGCGAGGCTGCGGGGCAGGGCGCCGACCTTGCGGCGATTCGTCCGGTGATGATTCACGCGCAGCTATTGGGACCAGACCAGCTGGACGAGGTGCGTGCGCTTTCCGTCATTCCTTCCTTTTTTGTCGCGCATGTATATCATTGGGGCGATACGCATATCAAAAATTTCGGCGTCGATCGTGCAAAGCTGATCAGCCCGGCGGGGTCGGCGCTGCATAAAAATATTTGTTTCACGTTTCATCAGGATACGCCGGTGATCGAGCCGGACATGCTGGAAACGATCTGGTGCGCGGCTGCGCGCCGCATCAAGGCCGGCGTGCTGCTCGGCGAAAACGAGCGCATCCCCGTATATGAAGCGCTGCGCGCGGTGACGGTGAACGCCGCTTATCAGTACTTTGAGGAAAACGAAAAGGGCAGTATCGCCGTGGGCAAACGGGCCGATCTGGTCGTGCTCGATCAAGATCCGCTGGCAGTACCGCCGGAGGACCTGCGCGGCGTACGTGTTGTCGAGACCATCAAGGACGGCGAGACGATTTATGCTGCGGATAGTTGAATCCCCCGTGTATTTGTGATAGAATAACTGCAATTATGAATTTTGCAGAGCGAGGGAATTATGGAGATCGGAACATTTGAATTGTTAAAAACCGAGGAGCAGGCGCGTCGCGGCCGCTTTATGACCGCGCACGGCGAGGTGCAAACGCCGGTTTTTATGAACGTCGGCACGCAGGGAGCGATCAAGGGCGCGCTCGACGCGTTCGACCTGAAAGAGGTCGGCTGTCAGATTGAGCTGTCCAATACCTACCATTTGCACGTGCGGCCGGGCGACCAGATCGTGCGGCAGATGGGCGGTCTGCACCGTTTTATGCGTTGGGATGGGCCGATGCTGACCGATTCGGGCGGTTTTCAGGTTTTCTCACTCGCCACACTGCGTAAGATCAAGGAAGAGGGCGTTTATTTCCATTCCCACGTGGATGGACGCAAAATCTTTATGGGCCCGGAGGAGAGCATGCGCATCCAGTCGAACCTTGGCTCGGACATTGCCATGGCCTTTGATGAGTGCATTGAAAATCCCGCGCCGCGCGAATATGTCAAGGCTTCGATTGACCGCACGACGCGCTGGCTGCGCCGCTGTAAGGAGGAGCTGGAACGGCTGAACAGCCTGCCTGAAACGGTCAACCCCCATCAGCTGCTGTTTGGCATCAATCAGGGCGGCACGTATGACGACCTGCGCGCCGAGCATATGCAGGAGATCGCTACGCTCGACCTGCCAGGCTACGCGATCGGCGGTCTGGCGGTCGGAGAATCGACCGATGTGATGTACCATATCCTTGACGTGACTCTGCCGCACGCGCCACAACACAAGCCGCGGTACCTGATGGGCGTTGGTACGCCGTCCAACATCATCGAGGGCGTCGCGCGCGGTATCGACTTCTTCGACTGTGTCATGCCGACGCGCAACGCGCGTCACGGCCATCTGTTTACGCATGACGGCATTTTGAACATTATGAACGCCAAGTATCAGACGGACGACCGACCGATTGAAGAGGGGTGCCAGTGCCCGACTTGCCGTAGGTTCAGCCGTGCTTACCTGCGCCATTTGCTCAAAGCAGGCGAAATGCTGTCCCAGCGTCTGCTGGTAACGCATAACCTTTGGTTCTACAACCACCTGATGGAAGAGATTCGCGAGGCTTTGGATAACGGCGCCTTTGGCGCGTATCGTGCGGCCAACAGCGAGAAAATGGCAAAGCGCATTTAAATACCCCAAAACCCGGGAACGCCAATTTGGGCGTTCCCGTTCTGTTATTTCTGCGGACCGCATACCCTGTAGAGGGAAATGGGGTCGTGCAGTGCGGATACGAAAAAAGACAATTTTATACGCGGCCAGCGTGCTGGCCTGCGGTAATATAGTGCTGCAAGCGCTGGGTTTTTTATACCGCGTCCTGCTCAGCCACTACGCGGGCGCGGAAGGTCTGGGCGTGTACCGGCTGGTCAATTCCGCCTATTTGGTGCTCAACGCGGGCTGCCTTTCCGGGGTGACGATGGCATGCTCGCGCCTTTCCGCGGCGAGCGCGGCGCGGCGGGAACGCGGCAAGCTGCCCGCCATTTTGCGTTTATCCTTTGTGTCGTTCGGCACCATGTTCTGCACGTGCGCGGTCCTTGTTTTGCCGCTGCGCACCAAAATCGCGGCCGACCTTTTGGGCGATGAGCGATGTGCGATGGCGCTGCCGTTTTTGCTGCTCTGTTTGGCGCTTACCGGCATTGAAAATATTTTTAAATCCTTTTGCATCGGATTGGAACAGATGCAGTTCTCCGCGGTATCCGAGGTAGGGGAGCAGTTGATACGCATCCTCGCGGTTTATTTTTTGCTTTCGCGCTACCATGGCGAGGATTATGGCGTTATCGCGATGCTGATTTTCGTGGGCATGGTCGTAAGTGAGATCTTCAGCGCGGTTTTTTTGACCACGCTGTATAAAAAGCAGCTACGCGCGCCGGCGCGGCCGCTGCCGGTAGACCGGGTGCTTGGCGGCCAGTTTTTCGCCATTGCGCTGCCGTTATCGGTATCCGCGCTGGCAAGCAACCTGCTTTCCTCTGCGGGTGCGGTACTGCTCCCGCAGCGCCTCATGGCCGCGGGGCTTACCTACGGTCAGGCGCTTTCCGCGCTCGGTGTCGTTTCCGGTATGGCGATGCCGCTCATCCTGCTGCCGGTGGCGCTCGTGAGCTCGGTGTGCACGGCGCTGCTGCCCGCTATCACGGCGGCGCAGGCAGTTGGAAACGAAAAGCGCATGCGTTCGCTGGTCGGCCGGACGATCTCGACCGTCGGCCTGATCGCGCTGCCGGCAACGGCGGTGCTTGTGCCGATGGCGCCCAGACTATCCGAATTGATTTTCGGCCAGCCGCTGTCCACTCACTATGTGATGCTGCTCGGCGCGGTGGCGGTGGCAAGCTATTACCAGATGGCTTCGGGCAGCTTGCTCAACGCGCTCGGTTTACAGCACATCAATGTCGCCACCGCGATCCTGTCCGAACTGATGCAGCTTGCCGTCATGTACCGATGGGCGGCGCGGCCGACACTCGGCATTTACGGCTACCTGCTTGCGATGCTGCTTTCAGCCATAGCGGCGTTCGTGGTCAACCTCGCGGTGCTGCACCGGCACACGCGCTTTCCGCTGCGGCCCCTGCGTCGTTTCGGCGTACCCGTTTTGTGTGCGCTGACGCTGTTTTATTGGACACAGGTCTGTTACCGCCTCGTTCGCCCGTTTGTATCGGATGCGGTACCCGCATTATTGTGCACGGCGCTAGGCGCCGTCGCGGTCTATCTGTTGGTGCTGCGTCTGTGCGGCGTGCGGCTGATGACCTATCTCGGCCGGCGAATTGAAACTTCCACCGGCGTTCTGTCGATGCGCGGGCGGCCTTGACAAGCGGAGACAAAACCGATATTATGTTAAACAAGTGTACGGCTCTTGACCGCGGGCGCGGCAAGAGCTGTTTTTTTGGATTGGAAAAGAGGAAAAGAATTAATGGAATTGACGATGTGCTGCCCTACGCTGTTTGGGCTGGAAGGGATCGTAGCGGATGAACTGCGCTTTAATGGAAAGCTTACCGATGTAACGGCGGAAAACGGCCGCGTGCTGTTTACCGGAGATGAGCATACGCTTGCTTGGGCCAATTTGAACCTGCGCTGCGCCGAGCGCGTGCTGATTCGACTCGGCGTATTTCCTGCAGGAAGCTTTGACGCGCTCTTTGAAGGAGTGCGCGCGCTGCCGTGGGAGCAGTTTATCCCGAAAGACGGCGCGTTTCCGGTAAAGGGGCACAGCCTCGACTCTGCGCTGCATTCGATCCCGGATTGCCAGAAGATCATCAAAAAAGCCG
Protein-coding regions in this window:
- a CDS encoding Hpt domain-containing protein, translating into MELFTVLQQAGVDVETTLHRFVGNAALLNRFVKKFAQDPTYQQLRDAVAAGDVERIETSAHTLKGTAANLGFQKLSDNSAALVSAIREQKDAEQVRRLFQAVQEEYQKLLSLIDLID
- the tgt gene encoding tRNA guanosine(34) transglycosylase Tgt; translated protein: MEIGTFELLKTEEQARRGRFMTAHGEVQTPVFMNVGTQGAIKGALDAFDLKEVGCQIELSNTYHLHVRPGDQIVRQMGGLHRFMRWDGPMLTDSGGFQVFSLATLRKIKEEGVYFHSHVDGRKIFMGPEESMRIQSNLGSDIAMAFDECIENPAPREYVKASIDRTTRWLRRCKEELERLNSLPETVNPHQLLFGINQGGTYDDLRAEHMQEIATLDLPGYAIGGLAVGESTDVMYHILDVTLPHAPQHKPRYLMGVGTPSNIIEGVARGIDFFDCVMPTRNARHGHLFTHDGILNIMNAKYQTDDRPIEEGCQCPTCRRFSRAYLRHLLKAGEMLSQRLLVTHNLWFYNHLMEEIREALDNGAFGAYRAANSEKMAKRI
- a CDS encoding NCS2 family permease, encoding MANDGVSPAVTAGVIFWSGMIFVVISYIGLRDAVVKAIPPSLKHAVSAGIGLFIALLGCKNAKLIIAVEGKNNLGWGELASPTVVLALIGFILILVTKTMKVPGYMIVSILVTTLIGIPMGITKLPETLFTAPGNPLGNFLNIDLLGALRFAYIPFLIALFVPDFFSTFGTAIGVGGKAGYLDKDGNLPGIDRVFKVDAVSTVIGSAFCMPCMTTYLESSAGVEAGGKTGLTAVSTAVCFAFTLLLTPIALMIPSAATAPALIIIGVGMMSALRNVDFSDYTESFPAFICVAFTVFANNIANGICVALPIYLILKLAAGRIREIPKVMYVLIAVCLLYFWTIL
- a CDS encoding amidohydrolase, with amino-acid sequence MKRLYLNGTILTMENGEIAEAVLVEDGRIRYVGTKRSAPRVAPHETMDLKGKALLPAFIDAHSHFSAAANALLQVPLEECVTIEEIAERVSAFIKERRLAPGEWVTARGYDHNQLADGLHPNLDTLDRVAPVNPLVLQHRSGHVGVFNTLALQRLGVTDETIPPPGGLIQKKDGRLTGYMEETAFLQYLKQVPTPEPAALLDAYRLAQQKYASHGITTVQEGMMVDLMEPMLRAMLDAGLLRLDLIGYVDAAGGERLLDAFRAHLRTYVGHFKIGGYKMFLDGSPQGRTAWMRTPYVGGGCGYPTLTDDEARRYLQRALKDGMQLLAHCNGDAAAAQYLRLCREAAGQGADLAAIRPVMIHAQLLGPDQLDEVRALSVIPSFFVAHVYHWGDTHIKNFGVDRAKLISPAGSALHKNICFTFHQDTPVIEPDMLETIWCAAARRIKAGVLLGENERIPVYEALRAVTVNAAYQYFEENEKGSIAVGKRADLVVLDQDPLAVPPEDLRGVRVVETIKDGETIYAADS
- a CDS encoding GGDEF/HDGYP domain-containing response regulator, encoding MAKQKTILIVDDVELNRAILCELFQHTYAILEAENGEEALRVIKQHQEELSIVLLDVVMPVMDGIEVLRRMQGNAALERIPVILITAESSESTALKGYNLGVADIVNKPFNPEIVSRRVENVMELYEHKRHLESKLQEQYAALEEQAKKLARTSAFVIDTLSTVVEFRNGESGSHIRRIRQITRVLLEALSAQYEEYRFTDAQISLITDASALHDIGKIAIPDSVLLKPGKLTEKEFEVMKSHTIKGCEILQRLDLGHLQNDEFYQYCYEICRHHHERWDGRGYPDGLQGSEITIWAQVVSLADVYEALTNERVYKPPYTHSSAVSMILNGECGSFNPQLLDCFLQASDKLREITVVPARSAGDGSVSLESELVSQQPPTPSGPATLTERTLRLLELEREKYHVLAELSGEITFDYDVSTDVLQFSEKFVSVFNESFRMMHARETLCNSTMIYEADKKIIEEKLAQLTPADNVRKFELRIKTNTGEYEWFEIWINGIYMADESDSCSNLIGKLTNVNETKLENARLRRRAETDPLTGLYNRSAVKRMAEGEVGAVFFIDVDDFKGINDRFGHANGDRVLQQIGSGLKAMFRHDDLVGRIGGDEFAVFLHGQNDRSLLERKAQDICRMFQEVRLPEVRAASVSGSVGIALCPEDGADYDAAIDCADQALYSAKNAGKNRYAFYDRNAKTAGFRTVLSEPDSDKRE
- a CDS encoding adenine deaminase; translated protein: MAEKRKADLCVRHASVLNSYFKTFDRADVYIRDGKILYVDRAEEQCYEAAEEIDGGGAYMVPGLIDIHMHIESSMMTPAAFCERLAQCGVTTIVSEPHEMANVGGLNGVTEMIEAGRGAPIDVRYGIPSCVPSTSSRLETTGGEIGCADMEALYGDPAVACVGEVMNYRQIIRENDLEITKFLKKLRAGDTIFPIEGHCPALMGADLAEFLFLGINGDHTEHSVEELRARFEGGMFVEIQQKTLSTEVLTLIRENNLYEYFCFVTDDVMADKLVEEGHLDALVRQAVALGLAPAQAIYNATFTPARRMNLLDRGALDPGKRADFVLLSDLARFEVQATFRGGKCIYKKGSASHKPANTKAFSAPYYSSIHLTPQTEQRFAMQAPVWQGTVRVRAIEVRDGSTRTEERIFELPVQNGLVQWEGSGLLLAVVLERYGKNGGIGYGFMTGDCHKRGAVATSYAHDCHNLLAAGATARDLTAAVNRVIALQGGFVCAEEGEILAELKLGVGGILSDRPAEEVGAALGRVRAAMTALGYRHYNPIMSFGTITLPVSPALKLTDKGLIDVKAAQIVPLFVDSV
- a CDS encoding oligosaccharide flippase family protein, whose protein sequence is MRIRKKTILYAASVLACGNIVLQALGFLYRVLLSHYAGAEGLGVYRLVNSAYLVLNAGCLSGVTMACSRLSAASAARRERGKLPAILRLSFVSFGTMFCTCAVLVLPLRTKIAADLLGDERCAMALPFLLLCLALTGIENIFKSFCIGLEQMQFSAVSEVGEQLIRILAVYFLLSRYHGEDYGVIAMLIFVGMVVSEIFSAVFLTTLYKKQLRAPARPLPVDRVLGGQFFAIALPLSVSALASNLLSSAGAVLLPQRLMAAGLTYGQALSALGVVSGMAMPLILLPVALVSSVCTALLPAITAAQAVGNEKRMRSLVGRTISTVGLIALPATAVLVPMAPRLSELIFGQPLSTHYVMLLGAVAVASYYQMASGSLLNALGLQHINVATAILSELMQLAVMYRWAARPTLGIYGYLLAMLLSAIAAFVVNLAVLHRHTRFPLRPLRRFGVPVLCALTLFYWTQVCYRLVRPFVSDAVPALLCTALGAVAVYLLVLRLCGVRLMTYLGRRIETSTGVLSMRGRP